GTTAGAGAGTTTCAAATGCTGATAGAAACTGGCTTTGCCAGGATCGAATAAATTTTTATCCGCTACATCTGCCGGATACAAATATTTATCGGTACTGGTTTTAACAACAATGTAGAAGCAACGAAGCAGCATATCTGCGAATTTGCCGGCTCTAAGCTGGCCGGTATCTATCATAACAGAGGCGGTTTCGTTTTCATTGACTTTGATGTGTTTGTTGATACACAGCTTGTCGTTTTCGCTGTGCCGGTTTTCCCATAGTTGAACAATAAGATCGTTTCCAGAGAGATTGATGGTTTGAATATGAATAGTTATTTTTTCTCCAAACCTGTATACATTGATAGCCGGTTTTTGTTGTGCATCGAGGGCCTGAACTGATATCACTTCTTTAGTTGGTTTCAACTGTAACAGGTTGCCTGTTTCTTTCATTCGCCTGAGCGTTTGATGCCGTGGATACCAGTATTTCTGTTCGTGGGTTGTTATCGTTTTCATGTTTGTGAACATGATTGTACGAGGGGAATGTGGTACGGCGAAGAGCAGCCGGAAGGTATTCCAATCGAAGCTGGTGGCAGTTAACTTGTGCCGCAGACTATGAACATTTACATCTACATTGAGTTCGCCGTTAGCATCAAATTCGGCATAGCCGAGATGCTTTATAAAATAGTATTGGTTGGCCGGATTGCAGCCCAGTAAATCGAGCGGAATCTTTTCACCGTGAGCATCAGCACAGGATATATTCAGCCGGATATCTTCTTTCCATCCGGCTGTTGATCTGTAGAAGTTTTGCAAATCAGTAAAGCACCAGCGTGTGATATTGGCAGTGGTTACATGTACTTCATATGAGCATCCTGATTTGCCAAGACTTGCAGTTATAGTGAAGGAACCTTCCTGTTCCAGTTGTGCTTCCCGAAAATTAGCTTCTCCTGCCCCGAATGGATGCCAGATGACAGGGCCATCGAGTGAAGCATCGTATGGCATCAATGTTAGGGCTGACAGGCTGTATTTTTTTCCGGCTATCCAATTATTGTTTCCATTTTCAACAGTTATCTGAAGTAGCTCGTTGGGTTTTACTTCCAGCAGCCACACTAATGCTGAGGGTATATCCTGAGAATGCGCTTCCACCCTGTATTTACCGGGAACGGTAAAGTGGGTATCGCCATTCAGTGTGATGGTTGAGCCGATACCCATCAGTTTACCGTTTAGCAGCCATTGGATAGCTGTAGCACCTGAAGCTGGCAATGGTGTAGTCCCGTTTGTATCAGCAAGCTGAAAGCTCAGTGAAGTGCGGGGCCTTATCATATGGCTGCCATGATGGTTGGTTATTGATATTACGTTTCTGCTAGTGGTTAGCGTCAGGGATCTTTCTTCGCGAAACCCATCTGAATCTATAGTGGCGGTAACTGTATAAGTGGTGCCCCTGTTCATGGGAGTGAAATGAACATATGCGTTATTGCTCATGGCAAGTATATTATTGCCGGCATCTTTTATCTGTATGGTTACTACAGGCTGCCCCGCAATACCTGGTATAAAAACCGGCTGGATGATGATACGCTCGCCAACAGCTACTTCATAAGGTGTGTCGCAGGGAACAATGATCTGGTTGCTGCCGCACATCAATTTGAAGGCTCTTTCCAGCAAGGCGCCGGTGACGTTAATACTCAGGCGGGGCGGTTCATGCAGCTGGCCTTCTCCGAATGCTGAGACCTGATAGATACCTGGTGTGCTGAGATGAGTAGTCAGGCAGGCGCCATTGTTTTCAAATACCGCCGGGGCGACCTTGTCGCTAATGATCTTCCAGGTTATCAAACTTTCATCCACCGCTGATGAATTGTGATAACTCTCGGTTGTGAATATCAATGGTTCGTTGACAGCAACGGTAATTGGCTGCTCCGCAGTTTGTATGTCGCTGATGAACTTTGTTGCTTCCTCTCTGGCCCCGAAGCTCAGCATTATACTCCTTACATCAGGAGGAGTGCTTTTTATGTTGTTTGTATGGAAGAGGGGATTCAGTGTAGTAATATCAGCCAGCGATGTTTGTGTTATTGGCTGGTTATGCGACAAACTGGCTGTTTGACCGTGAAAAAGAATGCTGATAGTAGCTGCACCTGATACCGCGCATACAGCAGTACTATTTTCGAGCAGTACCTTTCCGTTGTCCGACAATATAACATTGCCGGTGCTGCTCCATTTTATAATGGAAGGCATACAGGTACTGCGGGAGAAGCTGCAGGAGCCGAAGGCGCCGGGCAGGAAAGGGTTCCCCGTTGTATTGGTACTGGCAACCGGTTTGAGATTGCCACTGTGGTCATTGATATATTCGCTGGCACCGGATACTACGAGCTTATTGGAGACAGACCCAAAGCTGCATTGGCATAGCGCTCCCTGCACAACAATATGTTTGTCGGCCATATTTAAATCGGGTTTAAACGATGTGATTAATTTTCCCGGGAACCCAAGACCCCGGTGTTCCGGAATTTTATTCCCTCTTTACCTTTCAGTGCTACAGATTTTCCGGAATACAGCAATAAAGTGCCGGTGCTATTCCAGCAAATGGTTCTTCCATTTTCTGTATATTTTTTACAGATAATAAGCAAACATCCTGTGGTACTATTTTCCATCGGGTTAAAATATTTTTGATTTTTCTGCACTTTTAATATTGACCATACCCCCCGCGTTGAGCGTCATATTTTCAGTGGTACTGTTTACTGATATTTCTTCTGCTCTTTTCTCTATTTCTTTTGCCTGCATATTTATGTTCTCCATCGCCACCTTTGTGATATTGGTAGCAGTAAGGCGGTAGTCGTTAACCGCATATTGATGCAAACAATCGCCCGCACTTTGAAGAATATCAGCTCCTGCGGAATAACACATATTGAAACCAGCGTTCACATTGATATTATCTGTTGCATGTATACCGATATTGCGTGCGGTAATGCTGATGTTTTCAGCTGCTGATAACGAAATATTCCTGCCCTGCGTATCCAGTATGATGGTATTTCCTCCCTTGTCGGCTATGACAATGTTTTCGCGACCAGCTGTATCGTCGAGTCGTATGATATGGCCGCCGCGGGTTTTGATCACTTTCAGGTTATTGGCGTCATCTCCGAATGTCGTAGTTGCGATACCGTTATATGCGCAGCCGGTAGCGTAGGGGGCTTCGGGGTTACCGCCTTCGAAATCAACCCAGACTTCCTCATTAATTTCCGGGATGAAATGGAATCCTTTTCCGGCGCCGGCGTGGGGTTGATGAAACCTGATCCACGGGGTGCAGCCCTGTTGCCAGCAGAAGCGGACCCTGATACGTCCCAATCCTTTCGGATCGCTGTTGTCTGTTACAATGGCGCTTTGTGCTTCACAGCAGGGAATGTTTTCCAGATCCATTATTGGAATAGCAGCATCTGCAGGAATGCCTTCAAATGAATTGTAGTAATTGCCATTCCCATTGCAGTGATGTTCAATAGAAGTGAGCACGAATTCGCCGTGATCTTCTTTTGCCAGGGTACGTTCATTGATATGTACAATATCGCCTGCTTTCAAGCCTATGTGCTGGCTATGGCCCTTGAGAATGATCATTTCGGCAAGGCGGCCCCGTTGATATTGCCGGGCCATTATGCTGAGCTCCTCCCGGGCATTGCTGCCGAAGGCATAAGGAACCTTATAATATGCAGGATAGTTGTACAACTTTCTGCTTACTGACCGGACATGACTGGTGTAGGGATTATTCCCCGTTAAGAGCCGGTCGCCTGCCGGCTCTTCGAGGATTTGCTGAAGCCTGTATTCCGTGGCCATCAGCTGATGATTAACCGGAACAATTTTATATTCCAGTTGAAAATCTGCCAGGTCAGTATGATGTAACAAGCAGTGTTGACCGGGTTTGTATTGTCCGAATATAATTTGCTGCCCATTGTAGAAGAAGTGTTCTCCAAAACGCCGGGACAACCGGTGCAGGAAATCGAATCCCGTTTCCTTGTATTGAACAATATATTTCAGCGGATGCAAATAGGCGGGGGCTACCTGCGGGTTAACAGACAATGGGTAGCTTTTTCTAAATACAGCATTAACAATGGATGATAAGGCCAGCTGCTCAAATGAACGGGAATCAGGACTGCCGGAAAGCAATATCGTAGGACTATGGCCCCGAAGTATACAATATCCGGTACTATCACTATTGCCTTTCCCAGCAATGATACCTGTAATAATGCCGTTGAATAGCAAAGGATGCTGATTTTTCCCGGCGTCTGCCGGATAAATACAGATGCCAATTTCTTTCCCCAACAATAACTTTCCTGCAGTTACTGAACTATGCCCATAGGCAGATAGCCAGTCGTAACTTATACCGATTTCAAATTCATGATGACATGTCATGGATTGCTTCAAATGCAGAAACTGGAATTGTTCTAATTGTGTTTCTCCAATAGATATGGTTGTCCGCATACAGTAGTGCAGCTTTGGTGTTAATGATACTTTTGGTTGAAGGATTAACCTTTGAATAGGTTAACAAACGTGAATTAAAAGTATGAAAATAATTTCAATTATAAAAAAAAATAATTAGAACTTCTTACTAAATATTTTTCTGTTAAAGATATTTTCATAATGATGTACGGGTTTTAATTTTTAGTTGCGCTTGTTACTAATACATTTGTTGTAATGGGGAAGTACCAGGGAAGAAGAAAATAAATTTTTTTAATTTCCAGGATAGAGGGGCATCTGCGGGGTCCAAATAAAAAAGGCCCTAAGAACCCGTGTTCTTAAAGCCCACTTCTAACGTATCAATCAACAAAGTTTATTTAAATACTAAATTTTTCCAGTCTCCCGCAGAACCATTTCCTACCCAATACCCGACCATACCACTTTTTTGTTTGCTAAGCTGAGTCACTGTCAGGCATCTTTTCCCATTTATAAAGGCATTTACTTCCGGAAAGGTAATAACAATTTTTACATGAAACCAGGCATTAGGATCAGTGGTAGGATCAATTTCGTTTTCATATTTCCCGGGAAATTCATCTCTCAGCTGAAACCATTCATGGTTGGGGAGGGAAATATACTGCACCGAGTGTGCCCTTCTCCCCTTTTCAGGTACCTGGAAATTAAATGGACGGAAATATACTGCGTCATAAGTAGAGTCATTTACCCCGTGAAAGGCAATGCCAACGAAACTCCGCTGTAACATATTTTTACCTTTGACATCGAATTCAATGGTGCCGTTTCCGAAATCGGATCCTTTTATCCAGGCAACTCCGGCCCCCGGGGCTTCGTTGAGGTGGATGACTGCATCACCGGTTGCAATACGGTTGACTGCCCGCAGCTGTTGTGCCATCCCATTGACGTTAATAAAAACCAGGGAGGTAAGTGTAATGAAAATGTGACGAAACATGATGGTCGATATTGATGAGTAATAACGTCCGTCAT
The genomic region above belongs to Chitinophaga sp. 180180018-3 and contains:
- a CDS encoding family 16 glycoside hydrolase, which produces MFRHIFITLTSLVFINVNGMAQQLRAVNRIATGDAVIHLNEAPGAGVAWIKGSDFGNGTIEFDVKGKNMLQRSFVGIAFHGVNDSTYDAVYFRPFNFQVPEKGRRAHSVQYISLPNHEWFQLRDEFPGKYENEIDPTTDPNAWFHVKIVITFPEVNAFINGKRCLTVTQLSKQKSGMVGYWVGNGSAGDWKNLVFK
- a CDS encoding PAAR-like protein, translating into MADKHIVVQGALCQCSFGSVSNKLVVSGASEYINDHSGNLKPVASTNTTGNPFLPGAFGSCSFSRSTCMPSIIKWSSTGNVILSDNGKVLLENSTAVCAVSGAATISILFHGQTASLSHNQPITQTSLADITTLNPLFHTNNIKSTPPDVRSIMLSFGAREEATKFISDIQTAEQPITVAVNEPLIFTTESYHNSSAVDESLITWKIISDKVAPAVFENNGACLTTHLSTPGIYQVSAFGEGQLHEPPRLSINVTGALLERAFKLMCGSNQIIVPCDTPYEVAVGERIIIQPVFIPGIAGQPVVTIQIKDAGNNILAMSNNAYVHFTPMNRGTTYTVTATIDSDGFREERSLTLTTSRNVISITNHHGSHMIRPRTSLSFQLADTNGTTPLPASGATAIQWLLNGKLMGIGSTITLNGDTHFTVPGKYRVEAHSQDIPSALVWLLEVKPNELLQITVENGNNNWIAGKKYSLSALTLMPYDASLDGPVIWHPFGAGEANFREAQLEQEGSFTITASLGKSGCSYEVHVTTANITRWCFTDLQNFYRSTAGWKEDIRLNISCADAHGEKIPLDLLGCNPANQYYFIKHLGYAEFDANGELNVDVNVHSLRHKLTATSFDWNTFRLLFAVPHSPRTIMFTNMKTITTHEQKYWYPRHQTLRRMKETGNLLQLKPTKEVISVQALDAQQKPAINVYRFGEKITIHIQTINLSGNDLIVQLWENRHSENDKLCINKHIKVNENETASVMIDTGQLRAGKFADMLLRCFYIVVKTSTDKYLYPADVADKNLFDPGKASFYQHLKLSNKLGGLFRQLTRSNAPVILGETYATNETPDGCPRCNNKVTVAQLKEIFPGANSADLESATTTYNAYMEIMNMNTCWNKAHFFAQIAVESGRALHIKGGENFNWYWEELIHTFSAFRTASGRRKAMEWGRQVRKPAIPGVSVANQQKIANFAYGPDTRTGKLLGNTEEEDGWLFRGRGLIQITGRKAYTNANKYTLKEQADIVSHPELVCNSMRIAVLSSMAYWHSQKLHLRANGNTEVTTGISRRVGNEVTSADGSNYARKKHIFETCTAFMFKVKECQFQTISDNKPNQYIIQLDTFSHQLIFENPESNNYRYSLYLSDELVHTFQLTKNENGLLPFPSTGPNWGRFGNRDGGDDNFIAPHVAASLLGFFYSLPHNNYDGILYYNDISASNKRNIGHRGHVNGNDIDIRYPGSTARKGHVFWQEAEKTFGSEREFLRVLERILEVAGRWGFNRNFAYKSKIKNTTSHLTTIHQDHFHLGLR
- a CDS encoding type VI secretion system Vgr family protein, yielding MRTTISIGETQLEQFQFLHLKQSMTCHHEFEIGISYDWLSAYGHSSVTAGKLLLGKEIGICIYPADAGKNQHPLLFNGIITGIIAGKGNSDSTGYCILRGHSPTILLSGSPDSRSFEQLALSSIVNAVFRKSYPLSVNPQVAPAYLHPLKYIVQYKETGFDFLHRLSRRFGEHFFYNGQQIIFGQYKPGQHCLLHHTDLADFQLEYKIVPVNHQLMATEYRLQQILEEPAGDRLLTGNNPYTSHVRSVSRKLYNYPAYYKVPYAFGSNAREELSIMARQYQRGRLAEMIILKGHSQHIGLKAGDIVHINERTLAKEDHGEFVLTSIEHHCNGNGNYYNSFEGIPADAAIPIMDLENIPCCEAQSAIVTDNSDPKGLGRIRVRFCWQQGCTPWIRFHQPHAGAGKGFHFIPEINEEVWVDFEGGNPEAPYATGCAYNGIATTTFGDDANNLKVIKTRGGHIIRLDDTAGRENIVIADKGGNTIILDTQGRNISLSAAENISITARNIGIHATDNINVNAGFNMCYSAGADILQSAGDCLHQYAVNDYRLTATNITKVAMENINMQAKEIEKRAEEISVNSTTENMTLNAGGMVNIKSAEKSKIF